Sequence from the Penicillium oxalicum strain HP7-1 chromosome IV, whole genome shotgun sequence genome:
AGATTCGAGAGGCCTAGATACAGAGGATCCACGTGGTTCATTTTCAAAGTAATATTGAAGCTCAACCAGCAGCCTCCTGTACAGTGGCATTGTCGCTTGATGGAGTTTCACCACCCGTAAGCTTAGCCAGAcgttcctcttccttccgcTCTTGGAGCTGCTCGGTCTCGTTACGGAGGGCATCCAAGTTCCAAGtatcatcgtcctcatcttcctcatcgctgctctcttcatccttcCAATCTCCGCTCTCGAACATTGCACGACCGGTGGCTTCCTTAGCCTTCTGTGCCTGCTCTTCAGCAGCCTTCTTGTCCAAACGTTCCTTCTTCCACTTAGCGAAGCTCTCCGGTGTGACTGGCGTCAGTTTGCCAGTCAACTTGTGTCGCTCTGATTCAAGCCAGTCCTCCAGAGTGAGCGTGTTCAAGGGAGATTTGTCCATCAGAGCCTTTTCAGCCGCCTTCTGCTCCTTAGTTTTCAGAACGAATCTATGCCTCATGTCAGTGTCACGCCAACAAACGCGAGAATATCATCCTCAAAGACATACCCTGGTGGCAAGCTGTGCTTATACATGCACTTATCGCCTCCATTTGGACAGACCCAGAACCAACCGTACTTCTGATTCTCGACAGCCTCAATAAAGTACTTGCAGACCTTGTCGGTCGTTGTCCGTGGGTTGCCGTGCTTGCTGAGAACGACACTGCGcagcttctcctcgtccCAGTTGTCCATGGTGTCCGACTTCTTCTTATCCTCGCCTTCCTCCGCATCACGCGAGTCGGTGTAAAGATCCTTCTTCGCGGCCTTGCGCTCGATGTTCATGTCGTGACTGAACTTGCACTTTTTGCCCTTCTCACATCCGCCCTTCTTGTGGAAAACACACAGCACAGTCTTAGGGTCGACACCGAAGGGTACTTTTTGCACTTGAACAGGCTTGAAGAGCTCAGCCGCTTCTTTCTTGGCTTGCtcggcggccttcttctcggcttctCGTTTGGCCTTTTCAGCCTCTTTGCGCTTCGCGTCGGGGTCCTTGTTGGACTTGGCCATTGCTTGAAGCTGCTGGATTTGTTTCTGGGCAGCACCACCTTTTTTCTGTTCAACGTGTCAGTGGTATCtgaagagacagagagaacTGAGGGTCTATTCATTCTCGTGTTTGCGAATGAGCGATGCGACCTAGGGACTGACGTACGTTCTTCATGCCGAAAGTCTGTGCGAAGATTGACTGATTAGCCCGACGCGCTTCGAGCGCAAAGATATAATTTGGGAAAGCTGACTTACCTTGTCATCGACagtggccttcttcttcttgggctgCTCGGCCTTTTTGGGCGGCATGGTGGCGGTTGTAGCTGGTCACGCTCGACAGACTTGAAGTGGGATAAAAATGTGAGATGTACCCGGTCGCGAGGATGAACAGGCTCGTAGTGAGTAATGAAAACGCTAATGCAggcaaaaaaagaccacAGCCCGCCTGATGGTGATATAAGGATCTAATTGAAAGCACAGAGGCGAGGCGAGCGAGTGTGCAAACGTGAGGGTAGAAGAGGGCAGAAGTTGTAGGATGAAGCCCTCCACAAATTCGAGGGAATGAGTGTGGCGGCACAATCTTTGACCAGCCAATGACCGCCCGTAGCGCTCCAAGTATAGGACTGCAAAGGAACAATTGACTCGAAGCGCTGGTGCGAGCGATTTGGAAAATACTCGAAAattgtcctttttttcacttcAAATGACCTAGCACAGTCATACTGTGATTAATCTACCTGATTTTTCTTATTCTATCCAAGCCAAGTTGGGCCTCACGATCTGTGGCCCGGCTAAGATGGGCGAGTTTGCGTCATTGCTCAATTTGCGACGGGCTTCCCCGCCGCTGGGCATTCCCGCTTACTACGTTGCAGATCTTATTATTAGGCGTACCGGCACCGTTCGCTGCACGGTGTGAGAGGCAATTTATTCTCTTACAATGTCTTCAAATATCTTAGGTGATCAAATCTCTGTGCTCACTGTCGCGATAAGTTTGCATTGATGTGTTTTTCAACTCTGGCTGGCTTATAAGCATGCCACCGAGTGCTGATGAAAAAAATACGCGATATTCGACATTAGGGCTGTGTCGTTTGCGCTCAGGACTGAAGGATACTGGAGAATAGAACTCGTAGGCATTCTAGCCATACCTGAAAATTGCATTTTCAATCGTCGTAGATTCCGTGCAGAGGGATATTTAAGGCTCAAAATTTTAAGAAATCTCCTGGATCTTGGACTTGCCATCGGCCTCCTCGAGGTCGGGAAGGTCATCctatgaagaagaggagattaGCCTGGAACTGGGATTCAATCAAGAATCAGTAGGAGTAATATTGCTtacatcttcttcgtcaccCTCGGCACCGGGGGCGCCACCTGCCATACCAGCAAGGGCGTTCAGGTCGGGCAtgccaccagcaccacccaTACCGCCGAGCTTGGAGAAGTCGATGTTGCTCAGACCACCGCCGTCCTCGCCACCGAATCCGCCGAAGTTGTTGGCGTAGTCGTCCTCAGCGGCCTCGTCctgctcgtcctcgtccacccACTGGATGCGGTTTTAGTAAGCTGGGCTATCTTGTCTGTCAATCGGTCCAGAGCCTACCTTGTCGAAGTCGGTCTTGAGGAAGTGAGCCTTCTTAGCTTCCTTCAAGAGACGGGGCCAGTACTCCATCTTCAGCTCCTTCTTGCGGAGGACCAGCTCAACCTCGCGGTCGGTGTGGTGAACCTTGCTGTTCTCAGGGTCGATCTCGCCGTAAAGGTCCAGGGAGACAGAATATGTGACACCCTTGCCGGAGGTACCAGTGAAAAAAACATTGGTAGGGGTAATGTCCAACTTGGCATCAGCCTTGGGAACGTCGGGGGTCTTGAGGTTCACATAGAGGTAATTGCGCTCGGGCTCCGAGTCGGAAGAGCGCTGAGCCCATGTGACTGCAAAATCAGGCGAAGATTGGGTCAGTGAGGTTCATCAAGTCTCAGATAATGCCATGATGTGATGTAAGAGCCCACGAAGCAGAAATGTTTTGTCCCGCTTCGCTGCAAAATTGTGCAACATCGTGTTGCGGCTAAAGCGGGGAAGTCAAGCTCAGGCAGACTCACCTTCAGGATGCACGGTGGTGGACATGGCGTCTGTGTATGAAAGATCAAGTGTTGGAAATGTTTAATCGAGGGAAGGTGAAAATGAGGGTCTCAAATTCGCCGtgaagagtgagagagaaagggcTGCAGACTTCTTCAAATCGAAAGAGGAGAGCTTGTGCTAGGCGTCATGTACCGTTTTCACCTGTTAGAATGTACTGGAACCCCGTGGTTTGCTCGGTTTGTCTGTTGTGGGCCTCAGGCTGCGGAGAGGGACTACGACGCGTAAGAAGCTCGTGACAAAACTGCGCTGATCCATACGATCAAATAGGATTGGTATTCACCCTGATTTTAACTCGAGGCGAGAATCAAGACAGTTCTGTCAAAAACGGATTAACTAAATACGTAAAATATTTCTGTTGACCAACCTGAGCAGTCGGCCAAAAACACCTGAGAAGCATGGGTAGCGTGAGGAACTCTGGCACCGCCACTTAATTGTTTGGCTTAGCAGCTGACCCATACCAATCAATTCTGTCCAGTATACAAAAGGTCCTGAATTTGGAGGTCCCTTGATCATAATACAACTGATTGAGAATGTCTCTCGGAGCACATGAATCTGGATGAATCTTGATTGGATTATCTTTCCTATATTTCTTTGGAGTTCTCGATGAAGGCCTCACTCGTTTTGAACATACGCAAATATGCGCTTCCATTACCCGAGACCACTCCATTGCTGAGAAGCGTTCCTAGCCTTAAACGAAGTGACGGCTAATTGAGTCACCATCACCTTTAGTGTGTCTCACTGGGCGTTGGATAAATCTTGCTCAGGGTACCTCGGTTTTGAGATTTCTGAGCCAGTAAGACTGAATTCCAAGGTGTGCTCACCaatttttgatttgatcggGGATATGTCCATTTCATCGGTGCCTGTGGTCTCGAATAACACAGTAGGCCAAAAATGATGTGCCACAAGCTGAAGATCTTCAGCCTCCCATGCGATGCATTGAGTCGGGGATCTGGGGCACAGAATACACAAAGCCCGTAGATCTTGTCAGATCAACAGAATCTTTAGTAGTAATGAGAATGTTCCTGTAACTTGAATCATTGGTAGCACATTGAAGCGGATGGCTGGTAGACTAGACCCAGGCAGCAGAATATGTGTTCTGGGCTAGGTTTGGCAAGTAGTTCACTTCGGTCAATCCATCTTGCCCTAATGGTGGAGTCATGGTGGTAGACATCGCCCATTGAAATAGATAAATACAGATATGCTTGCGAACCGCCAGGACAAAGCACCCTTGCGCGGGAGCAAAGTGACAGACTCGACCAGGTCCCACGACGTCACTTGCATGACTCAGCAAATGCGTCCAGCGGACCCCACCCCCGCCCTCTTGCTTGCGGCAGGCAttggaagatccagatgCTCAAATGATGTGGACGCCGACCTCCTGACAGAGAGGTGATGTTGATTtgctaaaaaaaaatcaacaCACAGGCTCTAAGCAAGCCTCTCCTACTTGCCCTCCCGCTACACTTGATATGTGCGCTGCTCTTTGCCTTTCTATTCAACCTCATCAGCTGTCTTGATACCCCCGGACAGGCAGCCTCGCAAGTCAAGCCTGCCTCTTCTTGCGATTCGAAAACTCCAGCGCTATCTCATTGAAGTCTCTCCCAATAGGGTCTATCTGGAGAATGGAATCTCTCAAAGCTGTGTTTTTTGGGCCAGACCCCCAAGCTCAGGTAAGCTGCGCGCATCTTGCCTGTTGCTGAGGCGCGTGTGTTGACCTCCGGACTGACATGATGTGGCATGTAGATGAGGAAATGCAACGCCTTGATCCGTCAAAACACCCGACAACTTGATCGTGACCTCAATCAGCTCAAATCACTGGACAGTAAAACTCGTCAATATATCATCAATGCTTCCCGTCGCGCCCAGCGAAACCCATCGCAAGCGAAACAAGCGCTCAGCGAAACCAAGACATTTGCCAGGGAACTTGTGCGCATTCGAAGGCAAACCAACCGCTTATCGACAAGTCGAGCGCAACTTCAGAGCGTGGGCATGCAGGTCAATGAAGCCTTTCAGGTCCGGAAGATACAAGGCAGCCTCCAGAAGTCGACGGCGATCATGAAGGACGTGAATACACTGGTTCGCATGCCAGAACTTACGTCTACAATGCATCAGCTTTCAACCGAGCTTGTCAAGGCTGGAATTATCGAAGAATACGTTGACGAAGCATTGCCTGACGATTCGCTGATGGAAGACGAACTCGatgaggccgaggaagaagtgGACAAGATTCTGCAAGAAATTCTTCAGGGAAAGCTTTCCCAAGCCCCTGCAAACCCCGTCACTCAGCCCGCCGAGGAAACTCCCGTGGCTGCCGAACCCGAAGAAGAATTCGAAGATCAAGAGGCAACTCTCTCACAAATGCGCGATCGACTGGAAGCCCTTAAGAGCTAGTGAATTTCATGTACTGTCTAATGCCTTTTCCAATGTCTTCCTATGCCAGAATTCTATCATGTCTAATGGTACAAGAATACGGATCAAGTGGCAAGCCTGAAGTGGACACGCTCACAAACACTCGCGGGAAGGATTAGACTTTATTTTTCTCGGTATCGTAGTGTTGCCCTCTAGCTTAGATTGAGTATACTGCCCTGTCCTCATGCAAACAGTTATGTTCATCTCAACACTCTCTCTCAccagccttttttttcccggtTCGGCATTGACGCTTTTCAACATGTGCCTACCAGCAGGGGACATAATTTGGGTGTAGGAAGTTTGTTGGATAGGTAGACAGATGCCTGTGACCGTTGTAAGATCGGGTGGACCACTTCAGGAAATTTTACTGCCAGATCGGCTCAACAGGGGAGTGCTGCCTTGGATGAACCGTGGGAGATGTGACTTAAAGAGCAAACAAATCGTGTGAGTGACTTCAGTTTCATGTTTGCCAGAGACAATAGCCCTTGTAATCAACAATGGAAAATCGGGACCAGAGAAGCCTCGATGCAAACAGACAAAACGCGGGTGATGCCACCAGGCCCAAAGGAGACTAGCACACTGTTGCCTCCTGGCCCTTTCCCTCCACTTCCACGCCGCGCCTGATCTCAGCTCGTCTGCCTCACCATCTCACCATCTCACCGTCTTGCCAAACATCCATCTGTCAAATTTCTCATCTATTTAAACACCTCAAATCCCCTGCTTTCGCAGCACTCATAACCCTCACCCACTGGTTGCTTCCACAGCTATCCACATCGACTTCTCACTTTGTGATCGCAAATCGCCAGCGTTTGCTCATCTCTCTTACACTCAACCACATCACAATGTCTGCCAATCTTGACAAGTCTCTGGACGACCTCGTCGGCAGCCGCCGTCAGACTGCTCGTCGCCGTGGCGCCGGCCGTCGCGCCGCCGCGAAGCCATCGGTCGGCGGTGTCAAGAAGGCCTCCAAGACTACCAAGGCTACGGCCAAGGTCGTGCACCCCACGCCCACCGCGCCTGCCGCTTCTAGCAAGATCATCGTCAGCGGACTGGTAAGCAATCTTGATTTATTGCCCCTAGTGTCCTTTAATGCAGTGATTAACATCGTCGACAGCCTTCCGATGTGTCTGAGGCCAATATCAAGGTATGTTAAGCTACAGGCTTACGCCTTGGCTTTGATCGCCATATTTGTTTCGAGTACTCGAGGTGCCCAACACATCGAATCACGTTCGCGAACTTTGCCACCTTTACACATGCTCCAACCTGGGCGACTCGATGTTCCTGGCCCAGACGCAGACGCTCCTCCTGTTCTCTTCTGTGACCCTCAATACACTGGCTGGCAATCCAGAAGGTGGGGGTTGAGCTCTGTTCTAGTCCTGTGGGGAATCGTGCCTCGCTTGTGCGCATGTCTACTTCGTAGTAGATGATCCACTTGCTTGACAATATCGGAGTTGAGCCTGGGCTCGGAAGTCAGCAACATACCTGCGAACGTATATCATCTTGAGATCCCTGTTCTCTTCGCCCAGCAATTGCTGGTATGACCTTCGGACGAGCATCAGCGAGCGCATGAGCACAGCTGCGGGCAAGCCCAGCAGTGACGAGCATTTTTTTTGGAGATGAGCACGCACAGAATTTGGGATGAATACCTTTAATGGGTCGCACTGCTTCAGAGGGTGATGCCTTGTTTCAGTGACGCCGAGGGATTGCAGAATCCATCTTTCTTATACAAATTGGCCACATGAAGGCTGGGAGTGATGCCCACAGCTTCAATTGCTGGCTTAAAAGTCGGACGGCAAAGTGTTGCAAAGCCGTCCGTGCACAACCGGGTCACTTGCGGTTTCTCAGAGGATGACGACCGGGCTCGCCGATGGTTGAAATACAGGAGCTTGGCAGTCAAACGGACCTGGCGCTTTCGCGACATAATTCGGCGGTGATGAGAGGAGTCGGCTTTGCTACTACGAGGTCAACTGGAGTGAATGTGCTGGATTTGGTTTCTTACGAATGCTGTGTGCTCGCTGATGCTCTTCGCTACGGGATTTTCCCGTCCTGATTTTACGCGGTTGCCGTTGTCACACTCGACTACTCGACACTTTTTACGCGCGAACTGGCCATCGAACTTCGGAGCACAATTGCTGATCCTCCTGTTCtcgctataggaatattTCGCCAAGTCTGCAGGTCCTGTGAAAAAGGTGATGCTCACCTACAACCAGAACGGCACCAGCCGTGGTATTGCTTCGATCATTTTCAGCAAGGCCGATACTGCCACcaaggccgccaaggagcTCAATGGACTCCACGTCGACGGCCGCCCCATGAAGGTGAGATCGACGTTTTCTTCCTGATTTCATTGAATTGCGGCTCACAGTCATCCCAGATCGAGGTTGTTTTCGACGCTTCCTACGCCCCTCCCGTGGCCGCTCCCAAATCTCTTGCCGATCGCGTTGCGTAAGTTTATTTGCAATGTACCTCTGTCTCGACGACACTATTTCTGACACTGTTTATAGTCACAAACCTCAGCCCAAGCCTGCCACCGCCCCCAAGCCCGCTGGTAACAAGCCTAAGGCCCGCGGCACCCGTGGCTCCGGCCGCGGTGCTCGTGGTCGTAACCCCGGCCGCGGCAAACCCAAGACCGTTGAAGAGCTTGATGCCGAGATGGTCGACTACTTCAACAATGAGAGCACAGCTGCCGAGGGAAGTGCCCCCGTCAACGGTGCTGCTGCCCCCGCCCCTGCCGCTTCTGGCGAGGACACTGGCATGGCTGAGATCTCCGTAAGTAGCCTGCTGTTATGCTTGTGATCTCATAGCCCAGTCATACTGACCGCGTCCTAGTAAATGCCATGCCGCTTGGGCCGACAACTTCCGTGCTCTTTCGCCTTCGCCCGCGGGCTGTCGGCGAGGTTTCCATCTTGATCTCGGGGGAAGCTTGAATGCTGGTGCGCGGGTCTGATCTTCTGCGGTCTTGTGTCTACTTCTTTCTATGTCTTATGCTTGggtctgtttttttttcttggagaAGGGTCTCTCCTCAGGTTATTGGAATTTAATAAGGTGTTCTTTTGCTATTCCGCATGAAATGCACCGAGAACAGCATGTATCTACTATCCAATCAAAGTGCTCCTACGAGCTACGCCGCCGTCTGCTACCAGCATTACCAAGTGAATGTGTGATATTGtgtccatttcttttctgacACTAGGTTCCCTGTTATGGACGGCAATGATTGTCAGACTGTCGGATAAGAGCCAAATGAGTAAAAGCTTCCCtttgggtgatttgatcGTTAACGCCGACATAACCCCCCTCCACGCCAGCATCTACGAGAAAAACGCATGAATAACGTCAACATTTACGAGATCGCAACGCACGGAGCCAAGGTATGATTCCTGACTGGTATATCATTCCCCGTAGAGACTCCGAGTTTGTGACTTTTCCGAGGAAGGCATCGTTTCTGAGCGCCCAAACCACCGACTCACAATCCTACACCTTGAAGACTCCGGCTCTGATCATCACGTCTTGAAATTGTTCCAAAGTCACACCAGATGTCAGTCCTGCTCCCCCGTTAGCCTCTAGAATCATATCTTTCAACAGATTGTCATCCACCGAGTCCTCCTTTAGTTCGCGCGCGATGCGTCGCAGATGGCTAAGCGATATAGGCCCCTCGGAGCCACGTGTGAAGAGCTGATATGCCGTCTCTACTTCGGCAGCTTTTGCATCGTCATCCTGGGAGTGGAGCTTGGCGGCGACCACGGAGACAAAGGGGCCATAGGGGACAAAGCCAGTTGAGGTCGGATCGACCGCCGAAAGGATTTCGGCAAGTTCTGAGGAGTCGCTCGGTGGTACATTTAAGGCACTGTTTGCAGGGAAACAAAGATAGTGAGCTTCCTATTCAAACTTCCAGAAAGACGGGCACACTCCAGTCCGTAGCAATGATTCTTTCACGCGGAGAAATGTGCGACACGATTGATTGATGCAAAGGTATCGCTTACACTAGAGCTTTGCGCACATCCTCGCGCGGGATCACACCTTCCTTTTCGGAGGGGAATTCCTCATTTGCCTCAGCAAAGATGTGAAAGACTTCCTTGAtttcattctcttcgtccGCCGAGATATCGTTCTCCTTGGCGATCTTCGAGCGCATGCGTCGCGGGGCCGCTGCagtggtcgtggtcgtggaGGAGCTGGCGGGAGCTCCACGCCTCTTGGGCGGCTACCGAGGTCCGGGCAGTTAGTCAATGCCTCTTTTGCTTTCCACAGAATCGTCAGACAAGCTATATGACACATACCATAGCTCTTGCGCAAGGAGGCAAACTATGCGCTGTGTTTTCTTTGGCGTGGGTGGTTGAAGCTGGATAGATTGACAGTGTTGCGCTGCGCAGTCGCGAACTCGACGATCGCACTGGTATCCAAGATCGCAGATGAGAATGCTGATTGGCTGCCAGTGCGGCCTCTGATCTCCACTACAGCGATTCGATGGTTTTTGTCCAGGCTTGACATAGTGTCATGACTATGCCTTGCGACTGTCGACTTTGATCTACGAAATTTGCTAGGACGGTGATTATTTTGTGGACTATCTAATGTTGTACAGTTTGCAATTTGTTAGATCTCGTAGTCGCTTTCGAGAAGTCTTCGCGCTGCTGGTGAATGACGTCGTCTCGAACGGGAACTCCCATCTCCGCCGCAGTGCGGGCGTCGATCGCGATAAGTAAAGAAATGACCCTTGCGatcttgaagaaaaaaagtaagGGCCAACCAAAAATTTGCCATGGGCTCACGACTCAGGCCACCAAATGACCGAGAGAATAATCATTGAACCCTCTCATGCCTATTTCCACCTAATTATCTGATCCTCAAATGGGCGCCTCTCGTGTGGTCgtattttatttttcaagAGAAAGTGATCGAAGACCTCCGAACTGGCGGCCGACACTGAGTGTGACCTCCCGTAGAGAGTCCGGCATTGCTGACGTGATCCCGCCTGGTGCCTGCTGCACAAGTGTTTGGACGAGTATCATTTCATTGCGATAAATAGGCCGGGGGAGTCGCATATATCTGATTTAACAATCTGGAGACCGGTATTATAAAACCACGACTCCTGGAAATGGACGTCGAGCTCTACGTCTACGACTTGTCCAAGGTGAGTAGCTTGTATTCTTCAGGATAGTCACTTACAACATGGCCGGCTAACTCCAGGACAGGGTCTTGCGCGAGTGGTGAGTTGCCTGTAAATCAAGCCCCACGCGCCTTGTTGTGACTCCTGACGGGCACCTTATCATGGTGTGAAAAAACGTGTGCTCATTATTGACACTGGCGAAATAGTATTCGCAACCCTTGACTGGTACCCAAATCGATGCTATCTATCACACCTCTTTGGTTGTGGATGGAGTCGAGTACTATTTTGGTCAGGGCATTCAAACAGCTCGACCGGGGAGCACGCATCATGGGCAACCGATGGAAAGAATTCACATGGGCAAGACCGAGCTTCCTGTCGATGTCATCCAGGAATACTTGCAGTCACTAGCGTCCATTTACACACCAGAGGTAGGCTGGCCCTCCGAGCCTCCACGAAGAACCCTCgattttgttttccttttctgtTTCCGTCCGCTAAAGCTGTCACAGTCATATGACCTGTTTCTTCACAACTGCAACAACTTCACGCAGGATCTTGCCATGTTCCTCGTAGGCAAGAGTATACCAAATCACATCAGAGATCTGCCCCGCACATTCTTAGAAACGCCGTTTGGTCAAATGATGAAACCTCAAATTGAGGCTGCGTTGAAGGGAGTCACCCAGGGTTCTGGCATCGGCTCTGGTGCAGGATTGGGTCAACCCATGCCAGCAGGGCGACCAGAGCCAGCAACAGCAAAGCCTCCAGCTCTTGCAGGCAGCGTACGCAATGTCACCAGTCTCGCCCAACTGGAAAACGAATTGATTGCGGCATCCAACTCCTGCGCTGTCATTTTCTTCACTTCGTCCACCTGTGCTCCCTGCAGGATCGTCTATCCAACTTACGATGAACTGGCGGAGGAGGTGGGGGAGAAGGGTCGTCTCATCAAGGTGGACATCAGCACCGCCTACGATGTGAGTATGAAGTATAACGTGCGCGCTACACCCACCTTCATGACTTTTTTGAGGGGTGAAAAACAAGATGAATGGAGCGGCGCAAGCCCTGCTCAGCTCAAGGGCAATGTGCGAATGCTTTTGGAGCAAGCGCACCCGACACACCCCCATCGGAATCTTCGACTTCCTAGCCTGCAACGCACAATCACCAACTTTGTGATGTACAAAAAGATCCCACCTTTGGACAAGCTGGTCCAAAAACTTCCCGAAGTATTCAAGGACGCTGCCAGTGTCGCACCGGTCATCGACTTTGTCAAACAGCGCCACGCCGCAGTAGCTGGCAACGTCCCCACAGCCGACATTCGAGTCCCTGATTTGCATGCATTTGCAACGACCTTGCAATCAACCTACGTCAGTCTCCCCAGTGAGAGCCACTTTGCAGTCGTCGACCTAGTTCGAATTTTGCTCCTCGATCCTCGTGTGAGCGGTTATTTTGCCGAGGAAGCCAACCATGCCACTCTTGCcactcttctctcccctctctcttcggGCAAGCTTTCGTCTTCTCCCTACAACCTTCGAATCGTCGCTCTTCAACTGGTCTGCAATTTGTTCAGCACCCCTCTATATCCCGACCAACTTACGTCATCCAACTCGGTCCTCCGGGAAATAACCCTCGGACTAGCAACCAATTCCCTGCTTGACACCCACTCGAATCTTCGCGTGGTTGCGGCTTCGTTTGCGTACAATCTGGCGGCATTTAATCATAACGCCCGGTTTGACGAGAAGCCGGATCGCCTGGCCGAGGAAGATCAGGTCGAATTGACAGCATCGTTGCTCGAGGCTATCTCACAGGAGAATGAGAGCCCTGAAGCTCTACACGGCCTCCTGTTTGCTCTCGGCCTGCTGATTTACGAGGCACCCACCGACGGGATGCTGATCGATTTGTGTCGGGCCATGGGGGTTCGTGAGACCGTTGCCACTAAGGCGCAGATCCCTGCGTTGCACAAGGAACCGTTGATCAAAGAAGTGGGCGATGAATTATTTGGCAAGGGACTCTAAACCCAGCGATAGACTTGTATGGTGCCAGAGAAAGCGTGATGTTTCCACTGTTCCAATGAAGCCGGGAGTTCCTTCTGTACTTTTGACTCATCGTTGTCCAAGCCCGTCATCCGTATACATATCGCGAAATGGATGTGGTAGGGCGTGATCCATGTTGATTGGGGTGCTACTTTTTACATATTTTCAAAAGCTAGACTTCGCTGGAGATCGCATCCCGTTCCTGTATCATTGCGTATAGTTGAGCAGACATGGCCCGCTAGGCTCAGACGGGTAATTTCCGAGAGAAAATGATCCCCAGTGTGGAGGCTGGCAAGTGTCTCCGTCCAGGCCGCCAATCAACACTCTTCTCCGATCAAAGAGACTCCAACGCTGTCACGCATACCCTATAGTCTTATACTTCTCACATCCACCAGGAAACCGCGTCGTGAGGTTTCTGTGAAGCCAAAATGTTGGGTCTCGTCCGGCATCGGACCCGGACCTGGACTCGCCGCGGGTGACCCCGAATCAGAAAGAATGATGTGGGAATTTTGACCTTTCACACATCACATATCCCCCAATCTGGCTCAACGGTGCGGTGATAAAGTCTCTGGGGACGCTGATACTCCATACGGCACGCAGTCTTTCGGAAAGTCATAATAATCTAGCCTGTTGGTTCTTCGGAGAGATGGACATTGAGTCATTGGGATCGGGTCAAGTCTCGAGATGGGACCTCAGGGTGTGGCTGGGAAGCGATTCAGTTGCAAAATCGATCCGCCTCCCCGGCTGGGCTTTTGTATTTGCTCTACTTGGGCTTGCAATTGTACGATTCTACCGTCCGGCCAGATCAAATCGTTCCCCTTCCAATCCTCCCACCCCTCGCCCTCAGGCAAAAGCCGAGTTGGTGCAAATATCGCCAGCTCAAGACTTTGACCTGAACTCGATCAATCCACCAGTCTTCCGGCCGTTCAAGCCAAAGTATCACTTAACAATGGGTGAGCATCTGATTGCAGTGGAGGCAGCAAACGGCCAAT
This genomic interval carries:
- a CDS encoding Co-chaperone protein SBA1: MSTTVHPEVTWAQRSSDSEPERNYLYVNLKTPDVPKADAKLDITPTNVFFTGTSGKGVTYSVSLDLYGEIDPENSKVHHTDREVELVLRKKELKMEYWPRLLKEAKKAHFLKTDFDKWVDEDEQDEAAEDDYANNFGGFGGEDGGGLSNIDFSKLGGMGGAGGMPDLNALAGMAGGAPGAEGDEEDDDLPDLEEADGKSKIQEIS
- a CDS encoding mRNA export protein mlo3 — translated: MSANLDKSLDDLVGSRRQTARRRGAGRRAAAKPSVGGVKKASKTTKATAKVVHPTPTAPAASSKIIVSGLPSDVSEANIKEYFAKSAGPVKKVMLTYNQNGTSRGIASIIFSKADTATKAAKELNGLHVDGRPMKIEVVFDASYAPPVAAPKSLADRVAHKPQPKPATAPKPAGNKPKARGTRGSGRGARGRNPGRGKPKTVEELDAEMVDYFNNESTAAEGSAPVNGAAAPAPAASGEDTGMAEISPSHTDRVLVNAMPLGPTTSVLFRLRPRAVGEVSILISGEA
- a CDS encoding Translation machinery-associated protein 46 produces the protein MPPKKAEQPKKKKATVDDKTFGMKNKKGGAAQKQIQQLQAMAKSNKDPDAKRKEAEKAKREAEKKAAEQAKKEAAELFKPVQVQKVPFGVDPKTVLCVFHKKGGCEKGKKCKFSHDMNIERKAAKKDLYTDSRDAEEGEDKKKSDTMDNWDEEKLRSVVLSKHGNPRTTTDKVCKYFIEAVENQKYGWFWVCPNGGDKCMYKHSLPPGFVLKTKEQKAAEKALMDKSPLNTLTLEDWLESERHKLTGKLTPVTPESFAKWKKERLDKKAAEEQAQKAKEATGRAMFESGDWKDEESSDEEDEDDDTWNLDALRNETEQLQERKEEERLAKLTGGETPSSDNATVQEAAG